A single genomic interval of Hyphomicrobium methylovorum harbors:
- a CDS encoding GAF domain-containing sensor histidine kinase, with protein MSVSSAKAVINMNRRADGEGDDLSRVVFVNVDRSVAKHISQHLTKRHRIESFDDSKFPNSSSQLKTIDAVLLGSDVKEPVNAVQRIHSVDKRVPIIILSGAAQCARLRQDLMFSPFVGHEIIVWPTTDMDGLSDVLIDAAQRRKQRLLYQDAAMANAHVQLEVLPLLHPETAEYIEGLFDHEPIGVLATTSGGKILKINRQARQIFGISDQAHRETSLYKLFPKSEKSRLESLLTQAVDANDQPRPELFELQTTKDKVSFVEVTAAPFSRPTQDRCAMLVVQEVTLRVQSERQRTEAVVELRLIANALRTLHSISTGNTGALNDKIRDFLHLGCEQFGLPIAMLSQVEGDKLSIVASVSDNKRFLPGATFRLENTFCKTTVQSSEPVAVERTSGTAWHDHPSYGECGIESYLGVRIIVGESVFGTLCFMSDAPHRMPFSSAEREILKLMSRWISGELQRERAEAHMRKLSSAIEQTADSVIITDRTGIVEYANPSYQFLTGYSRDEIVGSTAGFLQPEDPSSEELWTAINNGTDYRFLLSSKTKSGDLYHEQMTISPLKDDVGETTHLIATGQNVTALVEAKERDRKRQAELTHVARLSTLGGMVSGLAHELNQPLCAIMTYAQTCLRKMRAGEAELDDLQHGLTQIVRQAERADEIFSRIRDFSRKRQIRKQRANIREIVEISVGFIQTELKENNISVELKFPKKNQLVFADSIQIQQVLINLVRNSIDALASVESSRKKKISIKVSLEGRNFTKLTITDTGHGCPVEKFHRLFEPFYTTKEAGLGVGLSISQSIVDGHGGKLWLASSSPKGSTFCLTLPNWNNRQDATDTD; from the coding sequence TTGTCTGTTAGCAGCGCCAAGGCAGTGATCAATATGAACCGGCGCGCAGACGGCGAAGGAGACGACCTCAGTCGCGTCGTCTTCGTCAACGTGGATCGAAGCGTTGCCAAACACATTTCTCAGCATCTGACCAAACGACACCGCATAGAATCTTTTGACGACAGCAAATTCCCAAACTCGAGTTCGCAGCTCAAAACAATCGACGCTGTGCTGTTGGGAAGCGACGTAAAAGAACCCGTTAACGCAGTACAGCGCATTCATTCCGTCGATAAGCGCGTTCCTATCATCATCCTCAGCGGCGCAGCGCAATGCGCTCGCTTGCGTCAAGACCTGATGTTTAGCCCATTCGTCGGGCACGAGATCATCGTCTGGCCGACGACCGATATGGACGGCCTGTCAGACGTCCTCATCGATGCGGCACAGCGACGAAAGCAGCGTCTTCTCTACCAAGACGCGGCGATGGCGAACGCCCATGTGCAGCTCGAGGTTTTGCCCTTACTGCATCCCGAGACAGCCGAGTATATTGAAGGCCTGTTCGACCATGAACCGATCGGCGTTCTCGCGACAACGTCCGGCGGAAAGATTCTGAAGATCAATCGCCAGGCTCGGCAGATCTTCGGAATATCCGACCAAGCGCATCGCGAAACGTCGCTGTATAAGCTCTTTCCGAAAAGCGAAAAAAGCCGCCTCGAAAGTTTGTTGACCCAGGCCGTCGACGCCAATGACCAGCCGCGCCCGGAGCTTTTTGAACTTCAAACAACCAAAGACAAAGTCTCTTTTGTCGAAGTCACCGCAGCGCCATTTTCACGCCCAACGCAAGACCGCTGCGCGATGCTGGTCGTGCAGGAGGTCACCCTCCGCGTTCAATCCGAACGGCAGCGCACCGAAGCCGTCGTAGAGCTTCGGCTCATTGCGAACGCGCTGCGCACGCTCCATTCGATCAGCACCGGAAACACCGGCGCCCTGAACGATAAGATTCGCGATTTTCTTCATCTCGGCTGCGAGCAGTTCGGTCTTCCGATCGCGATGCTTTCGCAGGTCGAAGGCGATAAACTCAGCATTGTCGCGTCGGTTTCAGACAACAAACGATTTTTGCCGGGCGCAACATTCAGGCTCGAAAATACATTCTGCAAGACGACGGTACAGTCGTCTGAACCTGTTGCAGTCGAACGCACGAGCGGAACAGCCTGGCACGACCACCCCTCCTACGGCGAGTGCGGTATTGAATCGTACCTAGGCGTTCGCATTATCGTTGGCGAATCTGTCTTCGGCACACTCTGCTTCATGAGTGATGCGCCGCACAGAATGCCATTCTCGTCGGCTGAACGCGAAATCTTGAAACTGATGTCGCGGTGGATCTCCGGCGAACTTCAGCGCGAGCGCGCCGAGGCGCATATGCGTAAGCTCTCGAGCGCTATTGAACAGACAGCAGACTCGGTGATCATCACAGACCGTACCGGGATCGTTGAATACGCCAATCCATCTTATCAATTTCTCACCGGTTATTCGCGCGACGAGATCGTCGGCTCAACAGCAGGATTTCTCCAGCCCGAGGATCCTTCTAGTGAGGAACTTTGGACTGCGATAAATAACGGAACTGACTACCGGTTTCTTCTCAGCAGCAAAACCAAGAGCGGCGACCTCTACCACGAGCAGATGACGATCAGTCCGCTCAAGGATGACGTCGGAGAGACCACGCATCTCATCGCAACCGGGCAAAATGTGACGGCTCTAGTGGAAGCCAAAGAGCGCGACCGGAAGCGGCAAGCAGAACTCACCCATGTGGCCCGGCTCAGCACGCTCGGCGGAATGGTTTCGGGCCTCGCGCACGAACTCAATCAACCTCTGTGCGCGATAATGACGTATGCCCAAACCTGCTTGCGGAAAATGCGCGCCGGCGAAGCCGAACTTGATGATCTACAGCACGGCCTGACTCAGATCGTGCGCCAAGCCGAACGCGCAGACGAAATCTTCTCGCGAATTCGAGATTTCTCGCGGAAACGTCAAATCCGGAAGCAGCGAGCGAACATTCGCGAGATCGTTGAGATATCCGTTGGATTTATCCAAACGGAGCTCAAGGAAAACAACATCAGTGTTGAACTGAAATTTCCCAAGAAAAACCAACTCGTTTTCGCGGACTCAATTCAGATCCAGCAGGTGCTCATCAATCTTGTCCGCAATAGCATCGACGCGCTGGCAAGCGTTGAATCCAGCCGGAAGAAAAAAATATCTATAAAGGTGAGTCTGGAAGGCCGAAACTTCACGAAATTAACGATCACCGATACAGGCCACGGATGCCCCGTTGAAAAATTCCACCGGCTATTTGAACCTTTTTATACGACCAAGGAAGCTGGATTGGGCGTCGGACTAAGCATCAGCCAGTCCATCGTGGATGGGCATGGCGGAAAACTTTGGCTCGCGTCCTCATCCCCAAAAGGCTCTACATTCTGTCTCACGCTACCGAACTGGAATAATCGGCAAGATGCAACAGACACAGACTAA
- a CDS encoding acyl-CoA dehydrogenase family protein, whose translation MNPWEGGGQSILKKAEEIATSVLAKNAASVDRDARWPEEGMRTLLAEGFGGLVVPKQYGGKGQGMLMMARVCETISRECASTGICFGMHCVGSSVIAANATDVQRESFLTPICEGKHITTLSLSEAGSGVYYYLPQTSLVSVSRDQYAISGEKVFVTNGGCADSYVVSAVSGDPDAPAGQFSCVVVPGESQGLSWGSNWNGFGMRGNSSRMMTLDGVLVPRSNLLGREGDQIWYIFNVITPFFLIAMASTYLGVAASALDEARAHILSRRHVHSGALSQAPIIQHRFGALWCMLERTRRLVYGAAASFDNGEQDSLTAIMASKAEVAESAVAIVNEAMTLTGGRGYAETSKLSRHLRDARAVHLMSPTTDLLKIWIGKSLLGVPLLAD comes from the coding sequence ATGAATCCTTGGGAGGGCGGCGGACAATCGATCCTTAAAAAGGCTGAGGAGATAGCAACAAGCGTTCTTGCAAAGAACGCCGCCTCGGTGGATCGCGACGCGCGCTGGCCCGAAGAGGGGATGCGGACGCTACTCGCTGAGGGCTTTGGTGGCCTCGTCGTCCCTAAGCAATACGGCGGCAAGGGCCAGGGCATGCTGATGATGGCTCGCGTATGCGAGACGATCAGCCGAGAATGCGCTTCGACGGGCATCTGCTTTGGAATGCATTGCGTCGGATCTTCCGTCATCGCAGCCAACGCGACCGACGTTCAACGCGAAAGTTTCCTCACGCCGATCTGTGAAGGCAAACACATCACAACGCTGTCGCTGAGTGAGGCGGGATCCGGCGTCTATTATTATCTACCGCAGACGAGCCTCGTTTCCGTTTCGCGTGACCAATACGCGATTAGCGGCGAGAAAGTATTCGTCACGAACGGCGGCTGCGCAGACTCATATGTTGTATCCGCGGTATCCGGCGATCCAGACGCCCCTGCCGGTCAGTTCTCGTGCGTTGTCGTTCCCGGTGAATCGCAAGGCTTGAGCTGGGGCAGCAACTGGAATGGGTTCGGCATGCGCGGAAATTCTTCGCGCATGATGACACTCGATGGGGTTCTCGTCCCGCGCTCCAACCTGCTCGGCCGGGAAGGCGACCAGATCTGGTATATCTTCAACGTTATAACGCCGTTCTTCCTAATCGCGATGGCGTCGACCTATCTCGGCGTTGCCGCCAGCGCTTTGGACGAAGCCCGCGCACACATCCTTTCCCGGCGCCACGTACACTCCGGCGCGCTATCGCAAGCGCCCATCATCCAACATCGCTTTGGAGCACTCTGGTGCATGCTTGAACGCACCCGACGGCTGGTCTACGGCGCCGCCGCGAGCTTCGACAACGGAGAACAGGACTCGCTGACCGCGATCATGGCCAGCAAGGCCGAAGTTGCTGAGAGCGCAGTCGCCATCGTCAACGAAGCTATGACGCTCACCGGGGGGCGCGGCTATGCAGAAACGTCAAAGCTATCACGACATCTGCGGGACGCGCGCGCGGTTCACCTCATGTCGCCAACAACAGATCTGCTGAAGATTTGGATTGGAAAATCCCTCTTGGGTGTGCCGCTGCTGGCTGATTAA
- a CDS encoding Nif11-like leader peptide family natural product precursor, protein MRERKLRDIESGEYKKAIKKLGEAVMDDPALLERLDATPSKSDFIDLYCNLAKERDLSFSKSDLLIAVQEQKQGKDGIIPTIVLRMIADRF, encoded by the coding sequence ATGCGGGAGAGAAAGCTTAGGGACATAGAGTCCGGCGAATACAAAAAAGCGATCAAGAAACTGGGTGAGGCCGTCATGGACGATCCGGCTCTCCTTGAACGCCTTGATGCGACGCCAAGCAAATCCGATTTTATTGATCTGTACTGTAATTTGGCAAAAGAGAGAGATCTCAGCTTTTCTAAGTCGGACTTACTGATAGCCGTCCAAGAGCAGAAGCAGGGCAAGGACGGGATCATTCCGACGATCGTTCTTCGAATGATAGCTGATCGGTTCTAA
- a CDS encoding peroxiredoxin produces MSIQLGQIAPDFTQESSRGEISFHKWLGDSWGILFSHPKDYTPVCTTELAQAARLMPEWEKRNVKVIGLSVDSGANHVGWEKDIEETQGQSLNFPVLADEDRTVTDLYGMMHPECDPNITVRTVFIIDPAKKVRLMMMYPPSAGRNFQEILRVVDSLQTSDKYTVATPVDWKPGEPAIIPPSISNEKAKTMFPQGWKELKPYLRIVELPGK; encoded by the coding sequence ATGTCAATACAGCTCGGGCAGATCGCTCCGGATTTTACGCAAGAAAGCAGCCGGGGTGAAATCTCGTTTCATAAGTGGCTGGGAGATTCATGGGGAATCCTTTTCAGCCATCCCAAAGACTACACGCCTGTCTGCACCACCGAACTCGCACAAGCTGCGCGCCTCATGCCTGAGTGGGAAAAGCGCAACGTTAAGGTCATCGGTTTGTCGGTCGACTCTGGCGCGAACCACGTCGGCTGGGAAAAGGACATCGAGGAAACGCAGGGCCAGTCTCTCAATTTCCCGGTCCTCGCAGACGAAGATCGCACCGTCACTGATCTCTACGGAATGATGCATCCGGAATGCGATCCGAACATCACCGTGCGCACCGTATTCATTATCGACCCGGCTAAAAAAGTTCGGCTCATGATGATGTATCCGCCGAGCGCAGGGCGCAATTTCCAAGAGATCCTTCGGGTCGTGGACAGCCTGCAGACGTCTGACAAGTACACTGTCGCTACGCCGGTTGATTGGAAGCCGGGCGAGCCGGCAATCATTCCGCCGAGCATCTCGAATGAAAAGGCGAAGACGATGTTTCCGCAGGGTTGGAAAGAGCTCAAGCCCTACCTTCGGATCGTAGAGCTGCCCGGGAAGTAA